The Lepisosteus oculatus isolate fLepOcu1 chromosome 4, fLepOcu1.hap2, whole genome shotgun sequence genome window below encodes:
- the ip6k1 gene encoding inositol hexakisphosphate kinase 1 isoform X2, whose amino-acid sequence MDLQCIFEQRNKEASSRAPRVGIGWLAGVASGLAPPPPGGSVRSPPTPCAPRSPGLHARAHAQSASRPANAMCLSHTMEVGKHGASQGPGRRGGVLLEPFVHQVGGHTSMMRYDDHTVCKPLIAREQRFYESLPPEMKEFTPEYKGMVLVCFEGDSDGYINLVAYPYVETEGLDHEDLPERDQPRRKHSRRSLHRSSSDHKEERAAQESDSTESLQELKSPRVELQIHSDVPFQMLDGNSGLTSEKISYNPWSLRCHKQQLSRMRSESKDRKLYKFLLLENVVHHFSYPCILDLKMGTRQHGDDASEEKAARQMKKCEQSTSATLGVRVCGMQVYQMNTGHYLCRNKYYGRGLSIEGFRHALYQFMHNGSQLRKDLFEPVLGKLRNLKAVLERQASYRFYSSSLLIIYDGKELGPEPWQKPAEASPERDTSLGPNPVAHGSPETTQLPADCAHPRQEPPPPSEPKRPPPKVDVRMIDFAHSTFKGFRDDQTVHDGPDRGYVFGLESLIRILEGIRDESQ is encoded by the exons ATGGACCTACAGTGCATTTTTGAACAGCGCAATAAG GAGGCATCTTCCAGAGCTCCGCGAGTCGGGATTGGCTGGCTGGCGGGCGTGGCCAGCGGGCTGGCTCCTCCCCCACCCGGTGGCAGCGTGCGATCTCCGCCGACCCCCTGCGCCCCCCGCTCGCCCGGTCTGCACGCCCGAGCCCATGCCCAGAGTGCCTCGCGGCCCGCCAACGCCATGTGCCTTTCGCACACCATGGAAGTGGGCAAGCACGGCGCGAGCCAGGGGCCAGGCAGGCGTGGCGGAGTGCTGCTGGAGCCTTTCGTGCACCAAGTGGGCGGGCACACCAGCATGATGCGCTACGATGACCACACTGTCTGCAAGCCTCTGATTGCCCGGGAGCAGAGATTCTACGAGTCTTTGCCACCTGAGATGAAGGAATTCACCCCTGAGTATAAAG GCATGGTGCTGGTGTGCTTTGAGGGCGACAGCGACGGCTACATTAACCTGGTGGCGTACCCCTACGTGGAGACGGAGGGCCTGGACCACGAAGACCTTCCAGAACGGGACCAACCGCGCAGGAAGCACTCCCGGCGAAGCCTGCACCGCTCCAGTAGTGACCACAAGGAGGAGCGGGCGGCGCAAGAGAGCGACAGCACTGAGAG CTTACAGGAGCTGAAGAGCCCTCGCGTGGAGCTGCAGATCCACTCAGACGTGCCCTTCCAAATGCTGGACGGCAACAGTGGGCTGACCTCGGAGAAGATCAGCTACAACCCCTGGAGCCTGCGCTGTCACAAACAGCAGCTTAGCCGCATGCGCTCCGAATCCAAGGACAGGAAGCTCTACA AATTCCTGCTGCTAGAGAACGTCGTGCACCACTTTAGCTATCCTTGCATTCTGGACCTGAAGATGGGCACCCGGCAGCACGGCGATGACGCCTCTGAGGAGAAGGCTGCCAGGCAGATGAAGAAGTGTGAGCAGAGCACCTCTGCCACTCTGGGGGTGCGTGTGTGTGGCATGCAG GTATACCAAATGAACACTGGCCACTATCTGTGCAGGAACAAGTATTATGGCCGGGGCTTGTCCATCGAGGGCTTCCGCCATGCACTCTACCAGTTTATGCACAATGGCAGCCAGTTGCGGAAGGACCTCTTTGAGCCCGTCCTGGGCAAACTGCGCAATCTGAAGGCCGTGCTGGAGCGCCAGGCCTCCTACCGCTTCTACTCCAGCTCCCTGCTGATCATCTACGATGGCAAGGAACTGGGGCCCGAGCCCTGGCAGAAGCCAGCCGAGGCATCGCCTGAGAGGGACACCAGCCTCGGCCCCAACCCCGTGGCACACGGCTCTCCAGAGACAACCCAGCTGCCCGCTGACTGTGCCCACCCACGCCAGGAGCCCCCTCCCCCCTCAGAGCCCAAGCGCCCACCCCCCAAAGTGGATGTGCGCATGATAGACTTTGCCCACAGCACCTTCAAAGGTTTCCGCGACGACCAAACGGTGCATGATGGGCCCGACAGGGGCTACGTGTTCGGACTGGAGAGCCTGATCAGAATTCTGGAAGGTATCCGAGACGAGAGCCAGTAG
- the ip6k1 gene encoding inositol hexakisphosphate kinase 1 isoform X1: MPGMRLCSSGNERGKPCTNPSGSPSQKEASSRAPRVGIGWLAGVASGLAPPPPGGSVRSPPTPCAPRSPGLHARAHAQSASRPANAMCLSHTMEVGKHGASQGPGRRGGVLLEPFVHQVGGHTSMMRYDDHTVCKPLIAREQRFYESLPPEMKEFTPEYKGMVLVCFEGDSDGYINLVAYPYVETEGLDHEDLPERDQPRRKHSRRSLHRSSSDHKEERAAQESDSTESLQELKSPRVELQIHSDVPFQMLDGNSGLTSEKISYNPWSLRCHKQQLSRMRSESKDRKLYKFLLLENVVHHFSYPCILDLKMGTRQHGDDASEEKAARQMKKCEQSTSATLGVRVCGMQVYQMNTGHYLCRNKYYGRGLSIEGFRHALYQFMHNGSQLRKDLFEPVLGKLRNLKAVLERQASYRFYSSSLLIIYDGKELGPEPWQKPAEASPERDTSLGPNPVAHGSPETTQLPADCAHPRQEPPPPSEPKRPPPKVDVRMIDFAHSTFKGFRDDQTVHDGPDRGYVFGLESLIRILEGIRDESQ; the protein is encoded by the exons ATGCCAGGAATGAGGTTATGCAGCTCTGGAAATGAGAGGGGGAAACCCTGCACTAATCCATCAGGATCACCATCCCAGAAG GAGGCATCTTCCAGAGCTCCGCGAGTCGGGATTGGCTGGCTGGCGGGCGTGGCCAGCGGGCTGGCTCCTCCCCCACCCGGTGGCAGCGTGCGATCTCCGCCGACCCCCTGCGCCCCCCGCTCGCCCGGTCTGCACGCCCGAGCCCATGCCCAGAGTGCCTCGCGGCCCGCCAACGCCATGTGCCTTTCGCACACCATGGAAGTGGGCAAGCACGGCGCGAGCCAGGGGCCAGGCAGGCGTGGCGGAGTGCTGCTGGAGCCTTTCGTGCACCAAGTGGGCGGGCACACCAGCATGATGCGCTACGATGACCACACTGTCTGCAAGCCTCTGATTGCCCGGGAGCAGAGATTCTACGAGTCTTTGCCACCTGAGATGAAGGAATTCACCCCTGAGTATAAAG GCATGGTGCTGGTGTGCTTTGAGGGCGACAGCGACGGCTACATTAACCTGGTGGCGTACCCCTACGTGGAGACGGAGGGCCTGGACCACGAAGACCTTCCAGAACGGGACCAACCGCGCAGGAAGCACTCCCGGCGAAGCCTGCACCGCTCCAGTAGTGACCACAAGGAGGAGCGGGCGGCGCAAGAGAGCGACAGCACTGAGAG CTTACAGGAGCTGAAGAGCCCTCGCGTGGAGCTGCAGATCCACTCAGACGTGCCCTTCCAAATGCTGGACGGCAACAGTGGGCTGACCTCGGAGAAGATCAGCTACAACCCCTGGAGCCTGCGCTGTCACAAACAGCAGCTTAGCCGCATGCGCTCCGAATCCAAGGACAGGAAGCTCTACA AATTCCTGCTGCTAGAGAACGTCGTGCACCACTTTAGCTATCCTTGCATTCTGGACCTGAAGATGGGCACCCGGCAGCACGGCGATGACGCCTCTGAGGAGAAGGCTGCCAGGCAGATGAAGAAGTGTGAGCAGAGCACCTCTGCCACTCTGGGGGTGCGTGTGTGTGGCATGCAG GTATACCAAATGAACACTGGCCACTATCTGTGCAGGAACAAGTATTATGGCCGGGGCTTGTCCATCGAGGGCTTCCGCCATGCACTCTACCAGTTTATGCACAATGGCAGCCAGTTGCGGAAGGACCTCTTTGAGCCCGTCCTGGGCAAACTGCGCAATCTGAAGGCCGTGCTGGAGCGCCAGGCCTCCTACCGCTTCTACTCCAGCTCCCTGCTGATCATCTACGATGGCAAGGAACTGGGGCCCGAGCCCTGGCAGAAGCCAGCCGAGGCATCGCCTGAGAGGGACACCAGCCTCGGCCCCAACCCCGTGGCACACGGCTCTCCAGAGACAACCCAGCTGCCCGCTGACTGTGCCCACCCACGCCAGGAGCCCCCTCCCCCCTCAGAGCCCAAGCGCCCACCCCCCAAAGTGGATGTGCGCATGATAGACTTTGCCCACAGCACCTTCAAAGGTTTCCGCGACGACCAAACGGTGCATGATGGGCCCGACAGGGGCTACGTGTTCGGACTGGAGAGCCTGATCAGAATTCTGGAAGGTATCCGAGACGAGAGCCAGTAG
- the ip6k1 gene encoding inositol hexakisphosphate kinase 1 isoform X3 → MCLSHTMEVGKHGASQGPGRRGGVLLEPFVHQVGGHTSMMRYDDHTVCKPLIAREQRFYESLPPEMKEFTPEYKGMVLVCFEGDSDGYINLVAYPYVETEGLDHEDLPERDQPRRKHSRRSLHRSSSDHKEERAAQESDSTESLQELKSPRVELQIHSDVPFQMLDGNSGLTSEKISYNPWSLRCHKQQLSRMRSESKDRKLYKFLLLENVVHHFSYPCILDLKMGTRQHGDDASEEKAARQMKKCEQSTSATLGVRVCGMQVYQMNTGHYLCRNKYYGRGLSIEGFRHALYQFMHNGSQLRKDLFEPVLGKLRNLKAVLERQASYRFYSSSLLIIYDGKELGPEPWQKPAEASPERDTSLGPNPVAHGSPETTQLPADCAHPRQEPPPPSEPKRPPPKVDVRMIDFAHSTFKGFRDDQTVHDGPDRGYVFGLESLIRILEGIRDESQ, encoded by the exons ATGTGCCTTTCGCACACCATGGAAGTGGGCAAGCACGGCGCGAGCCAGGGGCCAGGCAGGCGTGGCGGAGTGCTGCTGGAGCCTTTCGTGCACCAAGTGGGCGGGCACACCAGCATGATGCGCTACGATGACCACACTGTCTGCAAGCCTCTGATTGCCCGGGAGCAGAGATTCTACGAGTCTTTGCCACCTGAGATGAAGGAATTCACCCCTGAGTATAAAG GCATGGTGCTGGTGTGCTTTGAGGGCGACAGCGACGGCTACATTAACCTGGTGGCGTACCCCTACGTGGAGACGGAGGGCCTGGACCACGAAGACCTTCCAGAACGGGACCAACCGCGCAGGAAGCACTCCCGGCGAAGCCTGCACCGCTCCAGTAGTGACCACAAGGAGGAGCGGGCGGCGCAAGAGAGCGACAGCACTGAGAG CTTACAGGAGCTGAAGAGCCCTCGCGTGGAGCTGCAGATCCACTCAGACGTGCCCTTCCAAATGCTGGACGGCAACAGTGGGCTGACCTCGGAGAAGATCAGCTACAACCCCTGGAGCCTGCGCTGTCACAAACAGCAGCTTAGCCGCATGCGCTCCGAATCCAAGGACAGGAAGCTCTACA AATTCCTGCTGCTAGAGAACGTCGTGCACCACTTTAGCTATCCTTGCATTCTGGACCTGAAGATGGGCACCCGGCAGCACGGCGATGACGCCTCTGAGGAGAAGGCTGCCAGGCAGATGAAGAAGTGTGAGCAGAGCACCTCTGCCACTCTGGGGGTGCGTGTGTGTGGCATGCAG GTATACCAAATGAACACTGGCCACTATCTGTGCAGGAACAAGTATTATGGCCGGGGCTTGTCCATCGAGGGCTTCCGCCATGCACTCTACCAGTTTATGCACAATGGCAGCCAGTTGCGGAAGGACCTCTTTGAGCCCGTCCTGGGCAAACTGCGCAATCTGAAGGCCGTGCTGGAGCGCCAGGCCTCCTACCGCTTCTACTCCAGCTCCCTGCTGATCATCTACGATGGCAAGGAACTGGGGCCCGAGCCCTGGCAGAAGCCAGCCGAGGCATCGCCTGAGAGGGACACCAGCCTCGGCCCCAACCCCGTGGCACACGGCTCTCCAGAGACAACCCAGCTGCCCGCTGACTGTGCCCACCCACGCCAGGAGCCCCCTCCCCCCTCAGAGCCCAAGCGCCCACCCCCCAAAGTGGATGTGCGCATGATAGACTTTGCCCACAGCACCTTCAAAGGTTTCCGCGACGACCAAACGGTGCATGATGGGCCCGACAGGGGCTACGTGTTCGGACTGGAGAGCCTGATCAGAATTCTGGAAGGTATCCGAGACGAGAGCCAGTAG